In the Paraburkholderia acidisoli genome, one interval contains:
- a CDS encoding porin, with amino-acid sequence MKKAILAASALVSACTWQLAQAQSSVTLYGVVDNGIEYQNGGKGGVVRASSGGMFATVYGLIGHEEIGGGTRVNFQLEQGFSAFTGAASNAADAFNRLAWVGMSGHFGEFRFGRQKKPQYLFLDGELDPTAAKSIASSLNDFDSVTVRASNAIAYFTPTWNGLTIQTMVAMRDSTTKPSNGLQFYNVAFKYINGPWHLAAGYEQQDNAAGTSVQKVFTAASSLKVGAARFYLVYHTETQSDHSENEATYSASASYLFNPFNEIAAFYGYLHDRTGNGNNAQQVGLAYEYFLSKRSMIYAAGSFIQNRHQAAYTLNGTEYSGVSVLPGSNARGIIVGISHKF; translated from the coding sequence ATGAAAAAGGCAATTCTGGCTGCTTCAGCCCTCGTATCCGCGTGCACGTGGCAACTCGCACAAGCTCAATCGTCGGTCACGCTTTATGGCGTGGTCGATAACGGCATCGAATATCAAAACGGCGGTAAAGGCGGCGTGGTGCGCGCTTCGTCGGGCGGTATGTTCGCCACCGTCTACGGCCTGATCGGCCACGAAGAGATTGGCGGCGGCACGCGCGTCAATTTTCAGTTGGAGCAAGGCTTTTCCGCATTCACGGGCGCCGCATCCAATGCGGCCGATGCCTTCAACCGGCTCGCGTGGGTCGGCATGTCGGGGCACTTCGGCGAATTTCGCTTTGGGCGCCAGAAAAAGCCGCAGTACCTCTTTCTCGACGGCGAACTCGATCCCACCGCCGCCAAATCCATCGCGTCCTCGCTCAACGATTTCGATTCGGTCACGGTGCGCGCGAGCAATGCCATTGCCTATTTCACGCCCACGTGGAACGGCTTGACGATACAAACGATGGTGGCCATGCGCGACTCCACCACCAAACCGTCCAACGGGCTGCAGTTCTACAACGTCGCGTTCAAGTACATCAATGGGCCGTGGCACCTGGCCGCCGGTTACGAGCAGCAGGACAACGCGGCGGGCACTTCGGTGCAGAAGGTCTTCACCGCCGCCTCCTCGCTCAAGGTGGGCGCGGCGCGCTTCTACCTCGTCTATCACACGGAAACGCAATCGGATCACAGCGAGAACGAGGCCACGTATTCGGCATCCGCCTCCTACCTGTTCAATCCGTTCAACGAAATCGCCGCGTTCTACGGCTATCTGCACGATCGCACCGGCAATGGCAACAATGCGCAGCAAGTGGGTTTGGCGTACGAGTATTTTCTCTCGAAGCGCTCGATGATCTATGCGGCGGGCAGCTTCATCCAGAATCGCCATCAAGCCGCCTATACGCTCAACGGTACGGAATATTCGGGCGTTTCCGTGTTGCCGGGCTCGAATGCACGCGGCATCATCGTCGGCATCTCGCACAAGTTTTGA
- a CDS encoding aldehyde dehydrogenase (NADP(+)), with protein MTSTIQGEMFIGGAAIKGAGNATYAVAAATGEKLEPAFGTATKDDLERACTLAGEAFDPYRQLPDAQRAAFLEAIAQAIVDLGAELIERAHAETALPIARLEGERGRTVGQLKLFATLVREGRWHGAIVDPAQPQRAPLPRADLRLRRIGLGPVAVFGASNFPLAFSVAGGDTASALAAGCPVIVKAHPAHLGTSELVGRAIQRAARETGMPEGVFSLLIGEGIWLGEALVAHPEIQAVGFTGSRQGGLALLRIAQARPEPIPVYAEMSSINPVVLLPEALAARGEQIARDFADSVALGVGQFCTNPGIVLALEGAALDAFCATAAQAIAAKQAATMLTPGIHAAYCRGVSHLSALEGVSELAHGVATSGAHDAVPTLLRTEARAFLAQAAMEEEIFGPSSLIVACRDIGELRAVLRRMSGQLTATVQLDEGDYEQARTLLPTLERKAGRVLFNGFPTGVEVCHAMVHGGPFPATSDTRTTSVGATAIDRFLRPVCYQSVPDTLLPEALKHGNPLAIWRLVDGELTRD; from the coding sequence ATGACCAGCACCATTCAAGGCGAGATGTTTATCGGCGGCGCGGCCATCAAGGGCGCGGGCAACGCAACCTATGCCGTCGCGGCCGCCACGGGCGAAAAGCTCGAACCGGCGTTCGGCACGGCCACGAAGGACGATCTCGAACGCGCCTGCACGCTGGCGGGCGAGGCGTTCGACCCGTATCGCCAGTTGCCCGACGCGCAGCGCGCGGCGTTTCTCGAAGCGATCGCGCAGGCGATCGTCGATCTGGGCGCGGAGCTGATCGAGCGCGCGCATGCCGAAACGGCGCTGCCCATCGCGCGTCTCGAAGGCGAGCGCGGCCGCACCGTCGGCCAGTTGAAGCTGTTCGCCACGCTCGTGCGCGAAGGCCGCTGGCACGGCGCGATCGTCGATCCCGCCCAGCCGCAGCGCGCGCCGCTGCCGCGCGCCGACCTGCGTCTGCGCCGCATCGGCCTCGGCCCGGTGGCCGTGTTCGGCGCGAGCAACTTCCCGCTGGCGTTCTCGGTGGCGGGCGGCGACACGGCTTCGGCGCTGGCGGCCGGTTGCCCCGTGATCGTGAAGGCGCACCCGGCGCATCTGGGCACCTCGGAACTCGTCGGCCGCGCGATCCAGCGCGCCGCGCGCGAAACCGGCATGCCCGAAGGCGTGTTCTCGCTGCTGATCGGCGAAGGCATCTGGCTCGGCGAAGCGCTTGTCGCGCATCCCGAGATCCAGGCGGTGGGCTTCACGGGCTCGCGTCAGGGCGGGCTCGCGCTGCTACGTATCGCGCAGGCGCGCCCCGAGCCGATCCCCGTCTACGCGGAAATGAGCAGCATCAACCCGGTCGTGCTGTTGCCCGAGGCGCTGGCCGCGCGCGGCGAGCAGATCGCCCGTGATTTCGCCGATTCCGTGGCGCTCGGCGTGGGTCAGTTCTGCACGAATCCCGGCATCGTGCTCGCGCTCGAAGGCGCGGCGCTCGACGCATTCTGCGCAACGGCCGCGCAAGCCATCGCCGCGAAGCAGGCCGCGACCATGCTCACGCCCGGCATTCACGCCGCGTATTGCCGCGGCGTCTCGCACCTGAGCGCGCTCGAGGGCGTGAGCGAACTCGCGCACGGCGTGGCCACGAGCGGCGCGCACGACGCGGTGCCCACGCTCCTGCGCACCGAGGCGCGCGCGTTCCTCGCGCAAGCCGCCATGGAAGAAGAGATCTTCGGGCCAAGCTCGCTGATCGTGGCATGCCGCGATATCGGCGAACTGCGTGCGGTGCTGCGCCGTATGAGCGGCCAGTTGACGGCCACGGTGCAACTCGACGAGGGCGATTACGAACAGGCGCGCACGCTGCTGCCCACGCTCGAACGCAAGGCCGGCCGCGTGCTGTTCAACGGCTTTCCGACCGGCGTGGAAGTCTGCCACGCGATGGTGCACGGCGGCCCGTTCCCGGCAACCTCCGACACGCGTACGACTTCGGTGGGCGCGACCGCCATCGACCGTTTCCTGCGGCCGGTGTGCTATCAGTCGGTGCCCGACACGCTGCTGCCGGAAGCGCTCAAGCACGGCAATCCGCTCGCCATCTGGCGTCTTGTCGACGGTGAACTGACGCGCGATTGA
- a CDS encoding HpcH/HpaI aldolase family protein, whose protein sequence is MSTTTNPQRLNSIIRAFESGKPAFAAFSKLDKQTAIEMSDAPYDGIVFEMEHNPYDVAALGDAMQYMLNRKEIAESGSVSPRVTPIARIPANGVEMNQAFAKQVLDRGAYGVVWPHVATVEQAYNAVASCRYARPKSAPLYEPKGVRGDGPATAARYWGLSMADYYRKADVWPLAPEGEILVGLMCESTQAIQNLDDILSNVPGIGFILIGEGDLSQELGFPRQYEHPEVVDAMRQIVETCHKHNVVVGNPHVTAKNHKRLIEEGYRFLMSAPMRSYGVVGMAREMAGY, encoded by the coding sequence ATGAGCACTACTACGAATCCGCAACGCCTCAACAGCATCATTCGCGCGTTCGAATCGGGCAAGCCCGCGTTCGCCGCGTTCTCGAAACTCGACAAGCAGACCGCCATCGAAATGAGCGATGCCCCCTACGACGGCATCGTGTTCGAGATGGAGCACAACCCCTACGACGTGGCCGCCCTCGGCGACGCCATGCAGTACATGCTCAACCGCAAGGAGATCGCGGAATCCGGCTCGGTCTCGCCGCGCGTCACGCCCATCGCCCGCATTCCCGCCAATGGCGTGGAAATGAACCAGGCCTTCGCCAAGCAGGTGCTCGACCGCGGCGCGTACGGCGTGGTGTGGCCCCACGTGGCCACCGTCGAGCAGGCCTATAACGCCGTGGCCTCGTGCCGCTACGCGCGCCCCAAAAGCGCCCCGCTCTACGAGCCGAAGGGCGTGCGCGGCGACGGTCCCGCCACCGCCGCGCGCTACTGGGGCCTCAGCATGGCCGACTACTACCGGAAGGCCGACGTCTGGCCGCTCGCACCCGAGGGCGAAATTCTCGTCGGCCTGATGTGCGAAAGCACCCAGGCGATCCAGAACCTCGACGACATTCTCTCGAACGTGCCCGGCATCGGCTTCATTCTCATTGGCGAAGGCGATCTCTCGCAGGAGCTCGGTTTCCCGCGCCAGTACGAGCACCCCGAGGTGGTCGATGCGATGCGCCAGATCGTGGAAACCTGCCACAAGCACAACGTCGTGGTCGGCAACCCGCACGTGACGGCGAAGAATCACAAGCGGCTGATCGAGGAAGGCTACCGCTTCCTGATGTCCGCGCCAATGCGCAGCTACGGCGTGGTCGGCATGGCGCGCGAAATGGCCGGTTACTGA
- a CDS encoding thiamine pyrophosphate-binding protein, with the protein MSETAQPRNGGRILVDALARNGVDTVYCVPGESYLPVLDALHDTHGVRTITTRHEGAASNMADAYGKLTGRPGICFVTRGPGATHASNGVHTANEDSTPMILFIGQVDQSMIGRGAFQEVDYRQMFGGLAKWVTQIESVERIPEIVAKAFSIAQSGRPGPVVIALPEDVLFGSATVADAPPVRIAHAAPEAAALEEMRTLLEAAERPLVVVGGTGWNAESLAALKRFVHANNLPVAASFRRQDLFDNRDPHYVGQLGLGISPKLSERAANADLVLVIGSRLAETTSSGYTLFTSPVTKQPMIHVHPDAEELGRVYQARLPIHASLRAFALALDGVAPASTAARERWHGWTEAARADYLAHSTPPANPQIQGVDLAQVVAHLNDVLPEDAVISNGAGNYTVWVHRFYRYRSPGTELAPTNGAMGYGFPAAVAASLADPKRSVVCFAGDGCFMMYPQELATAVQFNAPLITIVVNNNMLGTIRMHQEREYPGRVSATQFVNPDFVAMAQAFGAHAERVERTEDFAAAFERAQQAGKPALIELRTDPLQITPVSRLSK; encoded by the coding sequence ATGTCCGAAACCGCACAGCCGCGCAACGGCGGCCGCATTCTCGTCGATGCGCTCGCGCGCAACGGCGTCGACACCGTCTACTGCGTGCCCGGCGAAAGCTATCTGCCGGTGCTCGACGCCTTGCACGACACGCATGGCGTGCGCACCATCACGACGCGCCACGAAGGCGCGGCGTCGAACATGGCCGACGCCTACGGCAAGCTCACGGGCCGCCCCGGCATCTGCTTCGTCACGCGCGGCCCCGGCGCCACGCACGCGAGCAACGGCGTGCACACGGCCAACGAAGACTCCACGCCGATGATTCTCTTCATCGGTCAGGTCGATCAAAGCATGATCGGGCGCGGCGCGTTCCAGGAAGTCGACTACCGCCAGATGTTCGGCGGCCTCGCCAAGTGGGTCACGCAGATCGAGAGCGTCGAGCGCATTCCCGAGATCGTGGCGAAGGCGTTCAGCATCGCGCAGTCGGGCCGTCCGGGTCCGGTCGTGATCGCACTGCCCGAAGACGTGCTGTTCGGCTCGGCCACGGTCGCCGACGCGCCGCCCGTGCGCATCGCCCACGCCGCGCCTGAAGCGGCCGCGCTCGAGGAAATGCGCACGCTGCTCGAAGCGGCCGAGCGTCCGCTCGTCGTGGTCGGCGGCACGGGCTGGAATGCCGAATCGCTCGCGGCGCTCAAGCGCTTCGTGCACGCGAACAATCTGCCCGTGGCGGCCTCGTTCCGCCGCCAGGACCTGTTCGACAATCGCGATCCGCATTACGTCGGCCAGCTCGGTCTGGGCATCTCGCCGAAGCTCTCGGAGCGCGCGGCCAACGCCGACCTCGTGCTCGTGATCGGCTCGCGTCTCGCGGAAACCACCTCGTCGGGCTACACGCTGTTCACGAGCCCGGTGACGAAGCAGCCGATGATCCACGTGCACCCCGACGCCGAAGAACTCGGCCGCGTGTATCAGGCGCGTCTGCCGATCCACGCCTCGCTGCGCGCCTTCGCGCTCGCGCTCGACGGCGTGGCGCCCGCGAGCACGGCCGCGCGCGAACGCTGGCACGGCTGGACCGAAGCGGCCCGCGCCGACTACCTCGCGCACTCGACGCCGCCCGCGAATCCGCAGATCCAGGGCGTCGATCTCGCGCAGGTCGTCGCGCATCTGAACGACGTGCTGCCCGAAGACGCCGTGATCTCGAACGGCGCAGGCAATTACACGGTCTGGGTGCACCGCTTCTATCGCTATCGCAGCCCCGGCACCGAACTCGCGCCCACCAACGGCGCGATGGGCTACGGCTTCCCGGCGGCGGTGGCCGCTTCGCTGGCCGACCCGAAGCGTTCGGTGGTCTGCTTCGCGGGCGACGGCTGCTTCATGATGTATCCGCAGGAACTGGCCACGGCCGTGCAGTTCAACGCGCCGCTCATCACGATCGTCGTGAACAACAACATGCTCGGCACGATCCGCATGCACCAGGAGCGCGAGTATCCGGGCCGCGTTTCGGCAACGCAGTTCGTCAACCCCGATTTCGTGGCGATGGCGCAGGCGTTCGGCGCGCACGCGGAACGCGTGGAGCGCACCGAAGACTTCGCGGCGGCGTTCGAACGCGCCCAGCAGGCGGGCAAGCCCGCTCTCATCGAACTGCGCACCGACCCGCTGCAGATCACTCCCGTTAGCCGTTTGAGCAAGTAA
- a CDS encoding helix-turn-helix domain-containing protein, whose translation MAQGAHGAHSASVIKPPRKLAGETRLTAVPKVRLYVERPEEENWFVHVGHVTERGRWRTEPHAHPAYGQLIFVRNGRGVMNLEGRSVPFEAPCALLLPTECIHGLDYEIDVDRWVVTIEVSYLTQVNAKLHEFIALWSAPRMISLADAGKSNEFYTLIQRLKQEVESDAVGQVAGTEALLTMMLLSLAREAHLEQTVNDGTPRNDVRLVERFRKLIDEHYRSNLPLQDYASMLAVSLVQLRAACASAAEKSPTKMIHARIITEAKRELIFGDMSVEQIAFWLGFADAAYFTRFFRREVGQAPSQFRMEARK comes from the coding sequence ATGGCCCAGGGTGCTCACGGTGCGCACAGCGCATCGGTCATCAAACCCCCACGCAAGCTCGCCGGTGAAACGCGACTCACCGCCGTGCCGAAGGTTCGCCTCTACGTCGAGCGTCCCGAAGAAGAAAACTGGTTCGTCCATGTCGGCCACGTCACGGAACGTGGCCGGTGGCGCACCGAACCGCATGCGCATCCCGCCTATGGCCAGTTGATCTTCGTACGCAACGGGCGCGGCGTGATGAATCTGGAAGGCCGCAGCGTGCCGTTCGAAGCGCCCTGCGCGCTGCTGCTGCCCACCGAATGCATTCACGGTCTCGATTACGAAATCGACGTGGATCGCTGGGTCGTTACGATCGAAGTGTCGTATCTCACGCAGGTCAACGCGAAACTTCACGAGTTCATCGCGCTGTGGTCGGCGCCGCGCATGATTTCGCTCGCCGATGCGGGCAAGTCCAACGAGTTCTATACCCTCATTCAGCGGCTGAAACAGGAAGTGGAGTCGGACGCCGTGGGTCAGGTGGCTGGCACCGAAGCCTTGCTGACCATGATGCTGCTGTCGCTCGCCCGTGAAGCGCATCTCGAACAGACGGTCAACGACGGCACGCCGCGCAACGACGTGCGTCTCGTGGAACGGTTTCGCAAGCTCATTGACGAACATTACCGCAGCAATCTGCCGTTGCAGGATTACGCGTCGATGCTCGCAGTCTCGCTCGTGCAACTGCGCGCCGCATGCGCCTCGGCGGCGGAGAAGAGTCCGACCAAGATGATCCACGCGCGCATCATTACCGAGGCCAAGCGCGAACTTATTTTCGGCGACATGTCGGTGGAACAGATCGCCTTCTGGCTCGGCTTTGCCGACGCCGCGTATTTCACGCGCTTTTTCCGCCGCGAAGTGGGCCAGGCACCCAGCCAGTTCCGCATGGAAGCGCGCAAATAG
- a CDS encoding porin, giving the protein MKKLLVMATGVASACLFNTAYAQSSVTLYGVIDNAMEFQNGGAGKVVRATSGGLYASRYGFKGSEDIGGGLKVNFQLEQGFSAMTGAAANSAEAFNRQAWVGLSGDFGEVRFGLQNTPQYIFINRELDPVAVMSMGSPMLNFNSLTIRVNNAISYFTPTMYGVTAQFMVAMRDSTTKPSNGLQFYNAAVRYENGPFRVAAGYEQADSATGTSALRLFNAGASVGIGPTRFFLAYHTERQTDDSVKRDVFEGSGSWTISPADMLAVMYGYEHDKTGQGNNAQQIGMTYEHYLSKRTTLYASAAFLQNRNQAKFTLNGTAYAGVTVAPGSNTRGVILGIVHTF; this is encoded by the coding sequence ATGAAGAAGCTGCTCGTAATGGCTACCGGCGTAGCGTCGGCGTGCCTGTTCAACACGGCCTACGCGCAATCGTCGGTCACGCTGTACGGCGTCATCGACAACGCGATGGAATTTCAGAACGGCGGTGCCGGCAAGGTCGTGCGCGCCACCTCGGGCGGCCTGTATGCGAGCCGCTACGGCTTCAAGGGCAGCGAGGACATCGGCGGCGGCCTGAAGGTCAACTTCCAGCTCGAACAAGGCTTCTCGGCCATGACCGGCGCCGCCGCGAACTCGGCCGAAGCGTTCAATCGCCAGGCGTGGGTGGGCTTGTCGGGTGACTTCGGCGAAGTGCGTTTCGGCCTGCAAAATACGCCGCAGTACATCTTCATCAATCGCGAACTCGACCCCGTTGCCGTCATGAGCATGGGTTCGCCGATGCTCAACTTCAATTCGCTGACGATCCGCGTGAACAACGCGATTTCGTACTTCACGCCCACGATGTACGGCGTGACCGCGCAGTTCATGGTGGCCATGCGCGACAGCACCACGAAACCGAGTAACGGCCTGCAGTTCTACAACGCGGCCGTGCGCTATGAAAACGGCCCGTTCCGCGTGGCCGCCGGTTACGAACAGGCCGACAGCGCCACCGGCACTTCGGCGCTGCGCCTGTTCAACGCGGGGGCTTCGGTGGGAATCGGCCCCACGCGCTTCTTTCTCGCGTATCACACGGAACGCCAGACCGACGACAGCGTTAAGCGCGACGTGTTCGAAGGCTCCGGTTCGTGGACGATCTCGCCCGCCGACATGCTCGCGGTCATGTACGGCTACGAGCATGATAAAACGGGCCAGGGCAACAACGCGCAGCAGATCGGCATGACCTATGAGCATTATCTTTCCAAGCGTACGACGCTGTACGCGTCGGCGGCATTCTTGCAGAACCGCAATCAGGCCAAATTCACGCTCAATGGCACTGCCTATGCAGGCGTGACCGTCGCGCCCGGCTCCAACACGCGCGGTGTGATTCTCGGCATCGTCCACACGTTCTGA
- a CDS encoding substrate-binding domain-containing protein, producing MSTTAGAAPTLRTNLADYAVTKAMKDGRVTSDRVTLDYCGPTPAHNGFKAMVRENQFDAGELAIVTFLQARAYGKPYVLLPAPISGRFQHHCAGYNLDFGHLDPKDIEGQQVGVRTYTQTTALWIRGILRHEYGVDLDKVTWMTLGDGHLAEFTDPANCQRLPKGSSIPQMMLDGELAAALLGEDMPKDPRVRTLVPDAQNAAKDWFARENVVPINHMFVVHENVSKQHPEAVREIYRMIRESREQAEGVPAVFPPLGLEANRKGIQLAIDWALDQKIIPHRLGVDELFDDVTGALD from the coding sequence ATGTCCACGACGGCCGGCGCAGCGCCCACGCTGCGCACCAACCTCGCCGACTACGCCGTGACGAAGGCGATGAAGGACGGGCGTGTCACGTCCGACCGCGTCACGCTCGACTACTGCGGCCCCACGCCCGCGCACAACGGCTTCAAGGCGATGGTGCGCGAGAACCAGTTCGACGCGGGCGAACTCGCCATCGTCACGTTCCTGCAGGCCAGGGCGTACGGCAAGCCCTACGTGCTGCTGCCCGCGCCCATTTCGGGCCGTTTCCAGCATCATTGCGCGGGCTACAACCTCGACTTCGGTCATCTCGATCCGAAGGATATCGAAGGCCAACAGGTGGGCGTGCGCACCTACACGCAGACCACGGCGCTGTGGATTCGCGGCATCCTGCGCCACGAATACGGCGTGGATCTCGACAAGGTCACGTGGATGACGCTCGGCGACGGCCATCTCGCCGAGTTCACCGACCCCGCGAACTGCCAGCGTCTGCCGAAGGGTTCGTCGATTCCGCAGATGATGCTCGACGGCGAACTCGCCGCCGCGCTGCTGGGCGAAGACATGCCGAAGGACCCGCGCGTGCGCACGCTCGTGCCGGACGCGCAGAACGCCGCGAAAGACTGGTTCGCGCGCGAGAACGTGGTGCCGATCAATCACATGTTCGTGGTGCACGAGAACGTGTCGAAGCAGCACCCGGAGGCGGTGCGCGAGATCTACCGCATGATCCGCGAAAGCCGCGAGCAGGCCGAAGGCGTGCCGGCGGTGTTTCCGCCGCTCGGGCTCGAGGCGAACCGCAAGGGCATACAGCTCGCCATCGACTGGGCGCTCGACCAGAAGATCATTCCGCATCGACTGGGCGTGGACGAACTGTTCGACGACGTGACCGGCGCGCTCGATTAA
- a CDS encoding LysR family transcriptional regulator: MNSDDLAVFAHVAKTGSISRTAMELGANQSTISRRIAVLEAELAVRLFRRSGRGVGLTERGAQLLNYAQTLERTLDEARSAMRSGVENGPARLAIAAQPTIARIMFGSLGHRLRARYPNTRIRFVEGLGSQILSRLTDGEIDLALMYVPEHRGAMQFDTLLSEQVCLITPARFTLPVKSASSANVSLLGEVPLILPSTHHGLRVLVESLAGRHGFTPRIALECDGSISLTKRLVMASCGCTVLPAASVIEEVAEGRLNCIPLANPVVKRDVAIAWPQNRAMPEGVWSVTQMIRELAADLVKTDEWPGTSLPAAAEKT; encoded by the coding sequence ATGAATTCAGACGACCTCGCCGTCTTCGCGCACGTCGCGAAGACGGGCAGCATCTCGCGCACGGCCATGGAGCTGGGCGCGAACCAGTCGACCATCAGCCGCCGCATTGCCGTGCTCGAAGCCGAGCTGGCCGTGCGCCTGTTTCGCCGCAGCGGCCGCGGCGTCGGGCTGACCGAGCGCGGCGCGCAATTGCTCAATTACGCGCAAACCCTGGAGCGCACGCTCGACGAGGCGCGTAGCGCCATGCGCAGCGGCGTGGAGAACGGTCCCGCGCGCCTCGCCATCGCCGCGCAACCCACCATCGCGCGCATCATGTTCGGCAGTCTCGGGCACCGGCTGCGCGCGCGCTATCCGAACACCCGCATTCGTTTCGTCGAAGGCCTGGGCAGCCAGATCCTGAGCCGCCTCACCGACGGCGAGATCGATCTCGCACTCATGTACGTGCCCGAGCATCGCGGCGCCATGCAGTTCGACACGCTGCTCTCCGAGCAGGTGTGCCTCATCACGCCCGCGCGCTTCACGCTGCCCGTCAAATCGGCGAGCAGCGCCAACGTGAGTCTGCTCGGCGAAGTGCCGCTCATTTTGCCGAGCACGCATCACGGCTTGCGCGTGCTGGTCGAATCGCTGGCCGGGCGCCATGGTTTCACGCCGCGCATCGCGCTCGAATGCGACGGCTCGATCTCGCTCACCAAGCGCCTCGTCATGGCCAGTTGCGGCTGCACCGTGCTGCCCGCCGCCTCGGTGATCGAGGAAGTCGCGGAAGGCCGCCTCAACTGCATCCCGCTCGCCAATCCCGTGGTCAAGCGCGACGTCGCCATCGCCTGGCCGCAAAATCGCGCCATGCCCGAAGGCGTGTGGAGCGTCACGCAGATGATCCGCGAACTCGCCGCCGATCTCGTCAAAACGGACGAATGGCCGGGCACGTCGCTGCCCGCGGCGGCGGAGAAAACGTGA
- a CDS encoding lactonase family protein, which yields MIAALVAFASAAPAFAADAPPTEFVYIGSLQPQIHALRFDTATGALTPLGTVAEGLRATWVEAHPSLPVLYAVNDDRAKDGSITAYAVNRSSGALTKMDDVLTGGRGTTFLRFDTPSSTLLSANYNSGSVSSVAVNPDGSVGALASTLEETGSGPNPRQASAHAHGVTIDPTGQYALVPDFGADRIFIYRFDRATHALAQLAGAAPRAFALPPGSGPRRIAFGATGDYAYVLTELSAQVTVLRWDAATATLTPVQTLPVSSEGFSGQKSGAEMALSRDGKFVYVENRGENSLVVYRVNASTGELALVQRIASGGDKPWGFTLDPSGKWLFVANQRSGNVSVFAVNTETGELTDSGRSAPVPDASSVTFVQ from the coding sequence ATGATTGCGGCGCTGGTCGCATTCGCTTCCGCCGCGCCGGCCTTCGCGGCGGACGCGCCGCCTACCGAATTCGTCTATATCGGCAGCCTGCAACCGCAGATCCATGCCTTGCGCTTCGACACTGCCACCGGCGCGCTGACGCCGCTCGGCACCGTTGCCGAAGGACTGCGCGCGACGTGGGTCGAAGCGCATCCCTCGCTGCCCGTGCTCTACGCCGTGAACGACGACCGCGCGAAAGACGGCAGCATTACCGCCTACGCCGTGAATCGGTCGAGCGGCGCGCTCACGAAGATGGACGACGTGCTCACGGGCGGCCGCGGCACCACGTTCCTGCGCTTCGACACGCCCTCGTCCACGCTGCTCAGCGCCAACTACAACAGCGGCTCCGTTTCGAGCGTGGCCGTGAACCCGGACGGCAGCGTAGGCGCGCTTGCGTCCACGCTCGAAGAAACCGGCTCGGGACCCAACCCGCGGCAGGCCAGCGCGCACGCGCACGGGGTGACGATCGACCCCACTGGCCAGTACGCGCTCGTGCCCGACTTCGGCGCCGACCGCATCTTCATCTACCGGTTCGACCGCGCGACGCACGCGCTCGCGCAACTCGCGGGCGCCGCGCCGCGCGCATTCGCCTTGCCGCCGGGGAGCGGTCCCCGCCGCATCGCGTTTGGGGCAACGGGCGACTATGCGTACGTGCTCACCGAACTCAGCGCGCAAGTCACCGTGCTGCGCTGGGACGCGGCCACGGCGACGCTCACGCCCGTGCAAACGCTGCCGGTCAGCAGCGAGGGATTCAGCGGCCAGAAAAGCGGCGCGGAAATGGCGCTCAGCCGCGACGGCAAGTTCGTCTACGTGGAGAATCGCGGGGAAAACTCACTCGTCGTGTATCGCGTGAATGCGTCCACCGGCGAACTCGCGCTGGTCCAGCGCATTGCCTCCGGCGGCGACAAACCGTGGGGCTTCACGCTCGATCCTTCGGGCAAGTGGCTGTTCGTCGCGAATCAGCGCAGCGGCAACGTGAGCGTATTCGCCGTGAATACCGAAACGGGCGAACTCACGGACAGCGGTCGATCCGCGCCCGTTCCAGACGCAAGCAGCGTCACGTTCGTGCAGTAA